A genomic stretch from Papio anubis isolate 15944 chromosome 18, Panubis1.0, whole genome shotgun sequence includes:
- the CDIP1 gene encoding cell death-inducing p53-target protein 1, whose translation MSNEPPPPYPGGPTAPLLEEKSGAPPTPGRSSPAVMQPPPGMPLPPADIGPPPYEPPGHPMPQPGFIPPHMSADGAYMPPGFYPPPGPHAPMGYYPPGPYTPGPYPGPGGHTATVLVPSGAATTVTVLQGEIFEGAPVQTVCPHCQQAITTKISYEIGLMNFVLGFFCCFMGCDLGCCLIPCLINDFKDVTHTCPSCKAYIYTYKRLC comes from the exons ATGTCCAACGAGCCGCCCCCTCCTTATCCTGGGGGCCCCACAGCCCCACTTCTGGAGGAGAAAAGTGGAGCCCCGCCCACCCCAG GCCGTTCCTCCCCAGCCGTGATGCAGCCCCCTCCAGGCATGCCGCTGCCCCCTGCGGACATTGGGCCCCCACCCTATGAGCCGCCGGGTCACCCAATGCCCCAGCCTGGCTTTATCCCCCCACACATGAGTGCAGATGGCGCCTACATGCCTCCGG GTTTCTACCCTCCTCCAGGCCCCCACGCACCCATGGGCTACTACCCCCCAGGGCCCTACACACCGGGGCCCTACCCTGGCCCTGGGGGCCACACAGCCACAGTCCTGGTCCCTTCAGGAGCTGCCACCACGGTGACAGTGCTGCAAGGAGAGATCTTTGAGGGAGCGCCTGTGCAGACGGTGTGTCCCCACTGCCAACAGGCCATCACCACCAAGATCTCCTACGAGATTGGCTTGATGAATTTCGTGCTGGGTTTCTTCTGTTGCTTCATGGG ATGTGATCTGGGCTGCTGCCTGATCCCCTGCCTCATCAATGACTTCAAGGATGTGACGCACACATGCCCCAGCTGCAAAGCCTACATCTACACGTACAAGCGCCTGTGCTAA